In Desulfurellaceae bacterium, the following proteins share a genomic window:
- a CDS encoding MarR family transcriptional regulator — translation MTTYRIQSLQELHDEMKAVARGQKPAPADAAQPSFNSVQALVRLLTPENRRLLSLIRDRKPESMTELREWTGRAQPNLSRTLAKLEAAGLVAMKPGNGRRKVPEVRVRKITVEIDPCGEQDLLQMA, via the coding sequence ATGACGACGTACAGGATTCAGAGCTTGCAGGAATTGCACGACGAGATGAAAGCAGTGGCACGCGGACAGAAACCAGCTCCCGCGGATGCGGCCCAACCCAGCTTCAATTCCGTCCAGGCTTTGGTGCGTTTGCTCACCCCGGAGAACCGCCGGCTTCTGTCACTGATCCGTGACCGCAAACCCGAGTCCATGACTGAATTGAGGGAATGGACCGGACGCGCCCAGCCCAATCTCAGTCGCACGCTGGCCAAGCTGGAAGCGGCAGGACTCGTTGCCATGAAGCCCGGCAATGGCCGTCGCAAGGTGCCCGAGGTCAGGGTCCGCAAGATTACGGTAGAGATTGACCCGTGTGGGGAGCAAGACCTTCTGCAAATGGCCTGA